The proteins below are encoded in one region of Methanosarcina barkeri 3:
- a CDS encoding acyltransferase, which translates to MSSNETATRDSNFELLRIILISMIICLHYFKYGGALHTLIPSDSNYCFAYGLESLFIIAVDCFILITGYYQINGKFKFKKIIDLWAQVIFYSVTISSIFWFTGLESVNTSTILQAFFPIITGTYWFVTVYIVLYLFSPFINVVIQNINKKDHKKLILVSAIFFVILPSINFTYFTDDIGYSLYNFFFLYCVGAYIKKYDFPVKNLTYFLFGYLVCSFLIFSGVTFIRTYGTPEYFFTDPWNYNFIFVELGAFCLFMVFKNIKIQSQTINFIATSVFGIYLISNHPFVLGVLYSRILHCTDYYYSSLFVRHMLFSGLSVVVSCLIIDFFRQKLFLLLSKLIPKSMLFSFSKIFRNIFRNQKFD; encoded by the coding sequence ATGTCATCCAATGAAACTGCCACTCGCGACTCAAATTTCGAACTGCTAAGGATCATTTTAATCTCAATGATTATATGTCTCCACTATTTTAAGTATGGAGGGGCGCTTCATACACTGATACCTTCGGACTCAAATTATTGCTTCGCATATGGGCTGGAAAGCCTTTTTATCATTGCAGTAGATTGTTTTATACTTATAACCGGATACTATCAAATTAATGGAAAATTTAAATTCAAAAAAATTATTGATTTATGGGCGCAGGTTATTTTTTATTCGGTAACTATTTCATCAATATTCTGGTTTACCGGACTTGAATCTGTGAACACATCTACAATATTGCAAGCTTTTTTCCCGATAATTACAGGTACATACTGGTTTGTGACGGTTTATATCGTTCTGTACCTTTTTTCTCCGTTCATAAACGTAGTTATTCAAAATATAAATAAAAAAGATCATAAGAAATTAATTCTGGTTTCTGCAATTTTTTTTGTAATCTTACCCTCAATCAATTTTACCTATTTTACTGATGATATAGGGTACAGTCTATATAATTTCTTTTTCCTTTATTGTGTAGGTGCATACATAAAAAAGTATGATTTCCCGGTAAAGAACCTGACTTATTTCTTATTTGGGTATCTTGTTTGTAGTTTTTTAATATTCTCCGGAGTCACGTTTATTAGAACATATGGAACTCCCGAGTACTTCTTTACTGATCCCTGGAACTATAATTTTATTTTTGTAGAATTAGGAGCCTTTTGCCTTTTTATGGTATTCAAAAATATTAAAATTCAATCCCAAACAATAAATTTTATAGCAACATCTGTTTTCGGTATATATCTTATATCAAATCATCCGTTTGTGTTAGGTGTGTTGTACTCCAGGATCCTGCATTGTACTGATTATTACTATAGTTCTCTCTTTGTTCGTCATATGTTGTTTTCAGGACTCAGTGTCGTTGTCTCGTGTTTGATTATCGATTTCTTTAGACAGAAATTATTTTTACTATTAAGTAAGCTCATCCCAAAATCAATGTTATTCTCATTCAGTAAGATTTTCAGGAACATCTTTCGGAATCAGAAATTTGATTAA
- a CDS encoding glycoside hydrolase family 16 protein has translation MKTVKYLMCLFVLLIVSISALPSGVNTYPSHQLLNWKGQSWDLTSGYANPGNNYWNNTGAWIDGQDRLHLTTVNNNGRWESTMLSSQDRYRYGTFTWTVASPVFTFDENSVIGLCTYLDDSHELNIINSRWSETNGDQLWYNIEPSKIEGNSKGYTVPSSIICTNITYRIEWKPTYVRFTSMQADGTVIADYNNTNVSAIPQEPENVIMNLWLLAPPSDGENIELIISNFTLTND, from the coding sequence ATGAAAACGGTCAAATATTTAATGTGCCTGTTTGTTCTGTTGATTGTATCGATTTCGGCTCTTCCATCAGGAGTAAACACATACCCTTCACATCAACTACTTAACTGGAAAGGACAAAGTTGGGATTTGACATCAGGTTACGCAAATCCTGGTAATAACTACTGGAATAATACAGGTGCATGGATAGATGGTCAAGATAGGTTGCACTTAACAACTGTAAATAATAACGGCAGATGGGAAAGTACAATGTTAAGTAGTCAGGATCGATATCGTTATGGTACTTTCACATGGACTGTAGCTTCACCTGTTTTCACTTTTGACGAAAATAGTGTTATAGGTCTCTGTACTTATTTAGATGATTCTCACGAGTTAAATATTATAAACTCAAGATGGAGTGAAACTAATGGAGATCAACTTTGGTATAATATAGAACCTTCTAAAATTGAAGGAAATAGCAAAGGGTACACGGTTCCATCGAGCATTATCTGCACAAATATAACTTATAGAATTGAATGGAAACCAACTTATGTGAGATTCACGTCCATGCAGGCAGACGGAACAGTTATAGCAGACTATAATAATACAAATGTTTCTGCAATCCCGCAAGAGCCTGAAAATGTCATAATGAATTTGTGGTTACTGGCTCCTCCATCCGATGGAGAAAATATTGAACTTATAATCAGTAACTTCACATTAACTAACGATTGA
- a CDS encoding PocR ligand-binding domain-containing protein: MSLMQYLHTLFTSYTVNLFNSWHIILPRDLHLIFTYYVFNQLGNWSMLLPRYLQTFVSVVVSADVTLKLSKDIYKTNVLQKNRKGLLKLNWTIPVWTREKTHPEFDKYSMFPGEFGISKYITVRRYVETMLRRSKQCIKLRLKNICSPDWEMANLELVDIIDIRKVEYLMSDFYKHVPISLGLNDLKGNVLVGVGWQDICTKFHRVCPETCKYCVECNIKLSKASLPGEFKIYRCKNNMWDMAAPIVIDDRHIGDIYAGQFFFEDEPVDYNLFRSQARKQGFNEEEYIAALEKVPRLSREALDKAIDFLLTFDQVLNYKYNRKINSNSMAFQTPRYSFKNQILINEFNEDD; this comes from the coding sequence ATGTCATTGATGCAATACCTGCATACACTTTTCACTTCTTACACAGTTAATCTCTTCAATAGCTGGCATATAATATTGCCTCGTGACCTGCATTTGATTTTCACTTATTACGTGTTTAATCAGTTAGGTAACTGGAGTATGTTGCTGCCGCGATACCTGCAAACGTTTGTCTCAGTTGTGGTTTCGGCTGATGTTACTCTAAAATTGTCAAAAGACATATACAAAACAAACGTTTTACAGAAGAATCGAAAAGGATTGTTAAAACTAAACTGGACAATTCCTGTATGGACTCGTGAAAAGACACATCCTGAATTTGATAAATACAGTATGTTTCCTGGCGAATTTGGCATAAGTAAATACATTACCGTGAGAAGATACGTAGAGACAATGCTACGTAGGAGTAAACAGTGCATTAAGCTGAGATTAAAAAATATCTGTTCTCCTGATTGGGAAATGGCTAACCTGGAGCTTGTTGATATCATTGATATTCGGAAGGTCGAGTACCTCATGAGTGATTTCTATAAGCATGTCCCTATCTCCCTGGGTCTGAATGACCTCAAAGGCAATGTTTTAGTAGGTGTCGGATGGCAGGATATCTGTACTAAATTTCATAGGGTTTGTCCCGAAACCTGCAAGTACTGTGTAGAGTGCAACATAAAACTATCCAAAGCCTCTCTCCCTGGAGAGTTTAAAATTTACAGGTGCAAAAACAATATGTGGGACATGGCTGCTCCAATTGTGATAGATGACCGGCACATTGGCGACATTTACGCAGGACAGTTCTTTTTTGAAGATGAACCTGTGGATTATAATCTTTTTCGTTCTCAGGCAAGGAAACAAGGCTTCAATGAGGAAGAATACATAGCAGCGCTTGAAAAGGTTCCGCGGTTGAGCAGGGAAGCTCTGGATAAAGCTATTGACTTCTTGTTGACGTTTGATCAAGTACTCAATTATAAATACAATAGAAAAATTAACAGCAACTCCATGGCATTCCAGACTCCCAGATATTCTTTCAAAAATCAGATTCTTATAAATGAGTTTAACGAAGACGATTAA
- a CDS encoding glycosyltransferase family 2 protein has protein sequence MTIVLPTRNNVIAFVPAHNEADIIRSTIESILTQTVKVDIVVISDNSTDDTVSIVRSIAAIDNRVSLIETVGNKFKKSGALNTAYKSVDLSSYDYVLSVDGDTIVAPDLVEQALIEFQLDPLLGAVCSRAGVVKQITNGFFEKLVYHWQYVEYAEFDRSRVSQDRGIKVAHGMCTVYKVEAIKAVMERRIATGKLDCTLYDIHNITEDYELTVTLKELGYHTAAGFGMHAWTDVPLKLRELWKQRVRWLRGGLDTLWEHGWNKSTRKDILNAGLFWIMLSFQVILLYYAFCDIIRGVYLPNRMFLMVMGIMYVDCVYTLRYVQNPSIWDYLVRMTFIPQLFYAWFTIAQLIYAYYLFLFKPNQEW, from the coding sequence ATGACAATCGTTCTGCCTACACGGAACAATGTCATTGCGTTTGTGCCAGCTCATAATGAGGCTGATATAATCCGCTCGACCATTGAATCCATTCTTACTCAAACAGTCAAAGTCGATATTGTTGTAATAAGTGATAACAGTACGGATGATACGGTTAGTATAGTGAGAAGTATAGCTGCCATTGATAACCGCGTAAGTTTAATAGAAACTGTTGGAAATAAATTCAAAAAATCTGGGGCACTGAATACCGCTTATAAAAGTGTCGATCTGAGTTCATATGACTATGTGTTATCAGTCGACGGCGATACAATCGTAGCTCCTGATCTTGTTGAGCAAGCATTAATCGAATTTCAACTGGATCCTTTGCTTGGTGCAGTGTGCTCTCGTGCAGGCGTAGTTAAACAGATAACTAACGGGTTTTTTGAAAAGCTGGTATATCACTGGCAATATGTCGAATATGCAGAGTTCGACAGAAGTCGAGTTAGTCAGGATAGGGGAATTAAAGTCGCTCACGGGATGTGTACTGTATATAAGGTAGAAGCAATAAAAGCAGTTATGGAAAGACGTATAGCTACCGGAAAACTTGACTGCACTTTATATGATATTCATAACATTACTGAAGACTACGAGTTGACAGTAACTCTAAAAGAACTTGGTTACCACACAGCTGCAGGTTTTGGAATGCATGCCTGGACAGATGTCCCGTTAAAGCTAAGAGAGTTATGGAAACAAAGGGTCCGCTGGCTTCGCGGCGGGCTTGATACATTGTGGGAGCACGGATGGAATAAAAGCACCAGAAAAGACATCCTGAACGCCGGACTCTTCTGGATTATGTTGTCTTTTCAGGTTATTCTGCTGTATTACGCTTTTTGTGACATAATCAGGGGTGTTTATCTTCCAAATAGGATGTTTTTGATGGTAATGGGTATAATGTACGTTGACTGTGTTTATACGCTGCGATATGTGCAGAATCCCAGTATTTGGGACTATCTCGTAAGGATGACATTTATTCCTCAATTATTCTATGCATGGTTCACAATTGCTCAGCTAATCTATGCATACTACTTGTTTCTCTTCAAGCCGAACCAAGAGTGGTAA
- a CDS encoding YkvA family protein yields the protein MLKLKEIKNNAKKYIELCKLIYKDPRTPKTAKILLWIAIGYALSPIDLIPDFIPVIGNLDDMIIVPVLLYIAIRSVPKDVYIENYVQILRK from the coding sequence ATGTTGAAGCTAAAAGAAATAAAGAATAATGCAAAAAAGTACATCGAACTATGTAAGCTTATATATAAAGATCCTCGAACTCCCAAAACTGCAAAGATATTATTATGGATCGCCATAGGTTATGCATTATCACCAATTGATTTAATACCGGATTTCATTCCTGTAATTGGTAATCTTGATGACATGATAATTGTCCCTGTACTTTTATACATTGCAATAAGGTCAGTACCCAAAGATGTGTATATAGAAAATTATGTTCAGATTTTAAGAAAGTAA
- a CDS encoding DUF3303 domain-containing protein: MLLMDIITWEPKDSLKVAELYANYEYSKDIKIIDEWTDLTGYRTFIIYETEDEKTYAASVFPFMGLCRFETFPVMKLDKFMQLAQKLAEKAGEEKPGAEQGEGGKTSEEIFQQIENLEKRIERLEHHSFVQQEDVT; encoded by the coding sequence ATGTTACTGATGGATATAATAACCTGGGAGCCGAAAGACTCCTTGAAAGTTGCGGAACTATATGCGAATTACGAATACTCAAAGGATATTAAAATAATAGATGAGTGGACTGACCTCACCGGTTACCGCACGTTTATAATTTACGAAACTGAAGACGAAAAAACGTATGCAGCTTCCGTCTTTCCTTTCATGGGGTTGTGCAGGTTCGAGACCTTTCCGGTTATGAAACTGGACAAGTTTATGCAGCTTGCCCAAAAACTTGCCGAGAAAGCCGGAGAAGAAAAGCCAGGTGCTGAGCAGGGAGAAGGCGGAAAAACCTCAGAAGAGATTTTTCAGCAGATAGAGAACCTTGAAAAGAGAATTGAACGCCTTGAACACCATTCTTTTGTTCAACAGGAAGATGTAACGTGA
- a CDS encoding GNAT family N-acetyltransferase has translation MSEPEMKLTEDKIKSLEDGIKPDLKIRAAEIEDVPLILEFVKGIARFENLSHLVMATEENLAEGIFGKRPYAEVFFAELGGVPAGFTVFFHNFSTFVGKPGLYIEDIFLKPEFRGKGIGKAMFLHCVKLAKERNCGRMEWAVLDWNPARKFYEHLGGSSVNGWNIYRMNEEKFENALEK, from the coding sequence ATGTCAGAGCCTGAAATGAAACTTACAGAAGATAAAATAAAGTCTTTAGAGGACGGAATAAAACCAGACTTGAAAATCCGCGCTGCAGAAATTGAAGATGTTCCCTTGATTCTTGAGTTTGTCAAAGGCATTGCCAGGTTTGAGAATCTTTCCCACCTTGTCATGGCGACGGAAGAAAACCTGGCTGAGGGCATATTCGGAAAAAGGCCCTATGCCGAGGTTTTCTTTGCCGAGCTGGGCGGGGTTCCTGCCGGGTTTACTGTTTTTTTCCACAATTTCTCTACTTTTGTAGGAAAGCCGGGACTCTATATCGAAGACATTTTCTTAAAACCCGAGTTTCGGGGAAAAGGGATTGGGAAAGCAATGTTTCTACATTGTGTAAAGCTTGCAAAAGAAAGAAACTGCGGGAGAATGGAATGGGCAGTCCTTGACTGGAACCCTGCCAGGAAATTCTACGAACACCTTGGAGGAAGTTCTGTAAATGGGTGGAACATCTACCGCATGAATGAGGAAAAATTTGAAAATGCGCTTGAAAAATGA
- a CDS encoding DUF2156 domain-containing protein codes for MLGKKDFKPVMLADRAFFERHYALYPQTHSDNTFTSMVCWNHFMHYQYAYVKGNVILSCTAAGVTRLHPPIGPHDPTLMREVVRLAMEIGDDNKPLTLIDPETAQWMKKTNPDLMLVPDLNHFEYVYRALDLAELPGKKYLKIRSQVNKFRKNYRHTVEPITPENREEITEFLIKWCESKKCEENFTLAHEIEAVSYAIEHLTELHLRGLLIRVGSQVCAISLFECLNTDMAVIHFEKGLPEYQGIYKAINSETAALLVNEVEYINRESDLGISGLRKAKLRYHPHHMVEVYSLNRRTCFPVIK; via the coding sequence ATGCTTGGTAAAAAAGATTTCAAACCGGTCATGCTTGCAGATCGAGCTTTTTTCGAGCGCCATTACGCACTCTATCCGCAAACCCACAGTGACAACACTTTCACAAGCATGGTCTGCTGGAACCATTTTATGCATTACCAGTATGCATACGTGAAAGGGAATGTAATTCTATCGTGCACTGCTGCAGGAGTGACCCGGCTACACCCGCCTATCGGCCCTCACGATCCTACGCTCATGCGGGAGGTAGTACGGCTGGCGATGGAAATAGGCGATGATAATAAGCCCCTCACCCTTATCGACCCTGAGACTGCACAGTGGATGAAGAAAACCAATCCTGACCTTATGCTAGTTCCGGATCTGAACCATTTTGAGTACGTGTACCGGGCTCTCGACCTTGCTGAGCTTCCAGGAAAGAAGTACCTCAAAATTCGTAGCCAGGTTAACAAATTCAGGAAGAATTACCGGCACACGGTTGAGCCAATAACCCCTGAAAACCGGGAAGAAATAACGGAGTTTCTCATAAAGTGGTGTGAGAGCAAAAAATGCGAGGAGAATTTCACTCTTGCCCACGAAATAGAAGCTGTATCCTACGCGATCGAACACTTAACTGAACTGCACCTGAGAGGCCTTTTGATAAGGGTCGGTTCACAAGTATGTGCCATTTCTCTTTTTGAGTGTCTAAACACTGATATGGCAGTGATTCATTTTGAGAAAGGGCTGCCGGAATATCAGGGAATATACAAGGCAATTAATTCCGAAACTGCAGCGCTTCTTGTCAATGAAGTGGAATACATCAACAGGGAAAGCGATCTTGGCATCAGTGGACTTCGAAAGGCAAAGCTTAGATATCACCCGCACCATATGGTAGAGGTTTATTCGCTTAACCGACGAACCTGTTTTCCAGTAATCAAATAA
- the thiC gene encoding phosphomethylpyrimidine synthase ThiC produces MTLMEDAKKGIITPSIETVAKAEGIDPETVRSCVAKGLIAIPVNNRRETLPIGIGKYMSTKINANVGTSRDCIDIDAEIEKAKAAEAFGAHAVMDLSTGGNLDEIRTRILKSVNIPVGTVPIYQAAASRKIVVEMTSDDLFNAVRKHAKQGVDFVTVHAGVNLNSLERLRQSDRIMNVVSRGGSFTLAWMLHNGEDNPFYAEFDYLLEIAKEYDMTLSLGDGMRPGCIADASDRPKFMEFITLGELVKRSRAANVQTFVEGPGHVPLNEIELSVRGMKELCNEAPLYLLGPLVTDIAPGFDHITGAIGGAVAGMHGTDFLCMVTPSEHLALPTLEDIKEGLLVTKVAAHTIDLIKEGPRERAWEKDLSMAYARRDLNWEKQFELAIDGNRARKIRDARRTESDTCSMCGDLCALKIVKEAFEKKKIEK; encoded by the coding sequence ATGACACTGATGGAAGATGCAAAGAAGGGAATCATCACTCCCTCTATAGAAACCGTGGCAAAAGCTGAAGGAATAGACCCTGAGACTGTCCGCTCCTGCGTGGCAAAGGGGTTAATCGCTATCCCCGTAAATAACAGGCGAGAAACCCTTCCTATAGGCATTGGCAAATATATGAGCACAAAGATCAATGCCAATGTCGGAACATCAAGGGACTGTATAGATATTGATGCCGAAATCGAAAAAGCAAAGGCTGCAGAAGCTTTCGGTGCTCATGCCGTAATGGACCTTTCCACAGGCGGAAATCTGGACGAAATTCGCACCCGTATCCTGAAATCCGTTAACATTCCAGTCGGGACTGTTCCAATCTACCAGGCTGCAGCTTCCAGGAAAATTGTCGTGGAAATGACTTCGGATGATTTGTTCAACGCTGTCCGGAAGCACGCAAAACAGGGTGTGGACTTTGTGACCGTGCATGCAGGAGTTAATTTAAATTCCCTTGAGCGACTGCGCCAGAGCGACAGGATAATGAATGTCGTGAGCCGTGGGGGCTCTTTTACCCTTGCCTGGATGTTGCATAATGGAGAAGACAACCCCTTCTATGCCGAATTTGACTATCTCCTTGAAATTGCAAAAGAATATGATATGACCCTGAGCCTTGGGGACGGCATGCGTCCGGGCTGCATTGCCGATGCCTCTGATCGCCCGAAATTTATGGAATTTATTACACTGGGTGAACTCGTAAAGCGGTCAAGGGCTGCCAATGTCCAGACCTTTGTGGAAGGTCCTGGCCATGTGCCTTTAAATGAAATCGAACTGAGCGTAAGAGGTATGAAAGAACTCTGCAATGAGGCTCCTCTTTATCTCCTGGGCCCACTTGTAACCGATATCGCACCAGGCTTCGATCACATCACAGGCGCTATCGGAGGAGCAGTTGCAGGAATGCATGGTACGGACTTCCTCTGCATGGTTACACCTTCCGAGCATCTTGCCCTTCCAACCCTTGAGGATATAAAAGAAGGCCTGCTCGTAACAAAGGTTGCAGCCCACACTATTGACCTTATAAAGGAAGGCCCGAGAGAACGCGCCTGGGAAAAGGATCTTTCCATGGCCTATGCTCGCAGGGACCTTAACTGGGAAAAACAGTTTGAACTGGCAATTGATGGCAATAGAGCCCGTAAAATCCGGGATGCTCGAAGAACTGAAAGCGATACCTGTTCTATGTGTGGAGATCTCTGTGCCTTAAAAATTGTAAAGGAAGCTTTTGAGAAAAAGAAAATCGAAAAATGA
- a CDS encoding DNA topoisomerase has product MTIVAFAEKNKAAAQIASILGEGEVEKITVEGLPAYEFKWKGEEWLVMGLSGHIMNYDFPEQYNKWNEVNPGVLLGVDPQKLVTRADYAAAVKKLAKRANKIVLACDYDREGENIGFEAKTLSEEVTNVPIERARFSSLSPKEVKKAFESLIDPDYNMAMAAEARQILDLKMGAAFTRFVTLSVRERARTKDILSIGPCQTPTCGFVYEREKAIRSFQAKDFWKITAIFSAESGKEGDDFEGTHRAGNIHDKEKAAEIFKRLKGAKEGLVAKKAVKETKTSPPNPLNTTEFLKRASKFLGISPELALEVAEQLYLAGFTSYPRTETNKYADDFDFKSLVFDFARQKEYKPFAESILIAPIIPKNGEKDAHDHPPIHPIRAASRGEISSAVNIPQAPEVYDLIARHFLANLMPAAVFEKTHLHLLVQEEPFDSSGTVLKDSGWLEAYPFENKKDKLLPFVEEGQKVGIKKLSNTKSKTSPPKKLTEAELLTLMDKNRIGTKATAPTHIETNKKRGYLETKGKTISILDTGFTLMEGLSLTVPILVRPEIRAKIEALIQEVEDGKKEFEAALDEGTALIKEMYAQLEANKKDLTSSIAGTIKDEAALEDKKNYIGTCKACGHVLRIVQTDSGRFVGCTGYPDCRNSYPLPKSGALTVLRSKECKKEGVAVLKVGNKYNWAVGIGPCFTCDLEKECYPPETVGPCPECDGSMFLITFKDTRFLGCTKRCGYTHSVPKTGKLTLLDKTCETCGWKLFRLKEEGDSPEEEFCVNRRCAEGRKYWKKPGKGAETRIKEKASLSRSAASSAENPTVSSATNSATSPATRLTVTPTAEKNSKVLTAGLKKNKEKT; this is encoded by the coding sequence ATGACAATTGTCGCATTTGCAGAAAAGAATAAGGCAGCAGCCCAGATTGCAAGCATCCTGGGCGAGGGGGAAGTTGAGAAGATAACAGTTGAAGGGCTGCCAGCATACGAATTTAAGTGGAAAGGTGAAGAGTGGCTGGTAATGGGACTTTCCGGGCATATTATGAATTATGACTTTCCGGAGCAGTATAATAAATGGAATGAAGTCAATCCGGGTGTGCTTCTTGGAGTAGACCCGCAAAAACTTGTAACACGAGCTGATTACGCTGCCGCAGTAAAAAAGCTGGCAAAAAGGGCAAACAAGATTGTCCTTGCCTGCGACTATGATAGGGAAGGAGAAAACATAGGATTTGAAGCAAAAACACTCTCAGAGGAAGTAACAAATGTCCCGATTGAAAGGGCACGTTTTTCGTCTCTCTCCCCAAAGGAGGTAAAAAAAGCTTTTGAAAGCCTGATAGATCCGGACTATAACATGGCAATGGCTGCAGAAGCCAGACAGATTCTGGATCTCAAAATGGGGGCGGCTTTTACTCGCTTTGTCACACTTTCGGTCAGAGAGAGAGCAAGAACAAAGGACATACTTTCTATTGGTCCCTGCCAGACTCCTACCTGTGGGTTTGTATACGAAAGGGAAAAGGCAATCAGGTCTTTTCAGGCAAAAGATTTCTGGAAAATAACTGCAATTTTCTCGGCAGAAAGTGGAAAAGAAGGAGACGATTTCGAAGGTACTCACAGGGCAGGAAATATTCACGATAAAGAAAAAGCCGCTGAGATATTCAAACGGCTAAAAGGAGCAAAAGAAGGGTTAGTTGCAAAAAAAGCAGTAAAAGAAACAAAAACCAGCCCTCCTAATCCATTAAATACTACCGAATTCCTTAAAAGGGCTTCCAAGTTTCTCGGGATAAGCCCTGAGCTTGCCCTTGAGGTCGCAGAACAACTTTACCTTGCAGGGTTTACCAGCTATCCCAGGACTGAGACAAACAAATACGCAGACGACTTTGATTTCAAGTCTCTTGTCTTTGATTTTGCACGTCAGAAGGAATACAAACCTTTTGCAGAATCTATCCTCATAGCCCCAATTATCCCGAAAAACGGGGAAAAAGATGCGCATGACCACCCTCCTATCCACCCGATCAGAGCGGCTTCAAGAGGAGAGATTAGCTCTGCTGTAAATATCCCTCAGGCTCCTGAAGTCTACGACCTTATAGCAAGGCACTTCCTGGCAAATCTCATGCCTGCAGCAGTTTTTGAGAAAACTCATCTCCACCTGCTCGTACAGGAAGAGCCTTTTGACTCTTCAGGCACCGTACTCAAGGACTCGGGCTGGCTCGAAGCTTATCCCTTCGAAAATAAAAAGGATAAACTGCTCCCGTTTGTAGAAGAAGGCCAGAAAGTGGGCATAAAAAAACTTAGCAATACAAAGTCCAAAACCAGCCCTCCAAAAAAATTAACCGAAGCCGAACTTCTGACCCTTATGGACAAAAACAGAATCGGAACAAAGGCAACGGCTCCTACACATATTGAAACAAATAAGAAGCGAGGGTATCTTGAGACAAAGGGAAAAACAATTTCTATCCTCGATACAGGTTTTACCCTTATGGAAGGGCTTTCTCTGACCGTTCCGATTCTAGTAAGGCCGGAAATAAGGGCAAAGATCGAAGCCCTTATTCAGGAAGTAGAGGACGGAAAAAAAGAATTTGAAGCTGCCCTTGACGAAGGTACAGCCCTGATCAAGGAGATGTATGCCCAGCTTGAAGCAAATAAAAAGGATTTAACTTCAAGCATAGCAGGCACAATCAAGGATGAAGCCGCCCTCGAAGACAAGAAAAACTATATCGGAACCTGTAAAGCCTGCGGGCACGTGCTCAGGATTGTGCAAACGGACTCAGGCCGCTTTGTGGGCTGCACAGGCTATCCTGACTGCAGAAACTCATATCCTCTGCCAAAATCCGGGGCTTTGACCGTACTCAGAAGCAAAGAATGTAAAAAGGAAGGGGTAGCTGTCCTGAAAGTAGGAAATAAGTATAACTGGGCTGTTGGCATAGGTCCCTGCTTTACCTGTGACCTTGAAAAAGAATGCTATCCTCCGGAAACGGTCGGTCCCTGTCCTGAATGTGACGGAAGCATGTTCCTGATAACTTTTAAAGACACCCGATTTCTGGGCTGCACGAAACGCTGCGGGTACACTCATTCAGTCCCAAAAACCGGAAAACTGACCCTACTTGACAAGACCTGTGAAACCTGCGGCTGGAAGCTGTTCAGGCTAAAAGAAGAAGGTGACAGCCCTGAGGAAGAGTTCTGCGTAAACCGGCGCTGCGCAGAAGGCAGAAAATACTGGAAAAAGCCAGGCAAAGGAGCCGAAACCAGGATCAAGGAAAAAGCTTCTTTAAGCCGCTCTGCAGCAAGTTCAGCAGAAAATCCGACAGTAAGTTCAGCGACAAATTCAGCAACAAGCCCAGCAACAAGATTAACAGTAACTCCGACAGCAGAAAAGAATTCGAAAGTATTGACTGCAGGCCTGAAAAAGAATAAGGAAAAAACCTGA
- a CDS encoding 30S ribosomal protein S3ae produces the protein MARKKVQRKLDGWKSKEWYNIEAPAYLNRAIVGNTMAGDPSLLVGRNIETTVGELTNDMTKNNTKVILRINNVVGDVATTDLMGHELTTDYIRSIVKRQTSRIDANIDVKTKDGYVIRVKPTCFTIKRARSSQIKAIREMMVDIVTKRASDADFETFMQEAILGRLSAAIYRQAKFIYPLRRVEIRKTQVEARPAKTASAAPEPAAA, from the coding sequence TTGGCAAGAAAGAAAGTACAGAGAAAGCTTGACGGATGGAAGTCCAAGGAATGGTATAATATTGAAGCTCCTGCTTACTTAAACAGAGCTATTGTCGGTAACACGATGGCAGGAGACCCTTCTCTTCTTGTAGGGCGCAATATTGAAACCACTGTTGGGGAACTTACCAACGATATGACCAAAAACAATACTAAGGTCATTCTCAGGATTAACAACGTCGTCGGAGACGTCGCAACTACTGACCTCATGGGCCACGAACTTACAACCGACTATATCCGTTCAATCGTGAAGAGGCAGACCTCAAGGATTGATGCGAATATCGACGTTAAAACCAAAGACGGCTATGTCATCCGTGTAAAGCCTACCTGCTTCACAATTAAAAGAGCACGCTCAAGCCAGATCAAAGCTATAAGGGAAATGATGGTCGACATTGTCACAAAGCGTGCATCAGATGCCGATTTCGAGACATTTATGCAGGAAGCAATCCTTGGCAGGCTCTCAGCAGCTATTTACAGGCAGGCAAAGTTTATTTACCCACTTCGCAGGGTTGAAATCCGGAAAACCCAGGTCGAAGCCAGACCAGCAAAAACTGCATCCGCTGCACCAGAACCTGCAGCAGCGTAA